In Euphorbia lathyris chromosome 9, ddEupLath1.1, whole genome shotgun sequence, the following are encoded in one genomic region:
- the LOC136206231 gene encoding zinc finger CCCH domain-containing protein ZFN-like produces the protein MDFDAGIPMSRTGPPTVTEGPSLSPSLNEDAMWQMNLRNEALDSGSYPERPGEPDCSYYIRTGLCRFGATCRFNHPPNRKLAIAAARMKGEFPERPGQPECQYYLKTGTCKFGATCKFHHPKDKAGIAGRVSLNILGYPLRPNEMECAYYLRTGQCKFANTCKFHHPQPTNVVVPLRGSPVYPSVQSPTTPGQQSYPGGLQNWSRASFITSPRWQAPSSYTPLILPQGVVSVPGWNTYSGQMGSVSSPEGQHQAGNSQMYGTSRQSESLNAGSQGPLSPFRSGSVPVGFYTLQRENVFPERPGQPECQFYMKTGDCKFGAVCKFHHPRERLVPAPDCVLSPIGLPLRPGEPLCIFYSRYGVCKFGPSCKFDHPMGIFTYNLSTSSSFDSPVRRFLGSSSGSAPLTLSSEGLVEAGSAKPRRLSLSEPIQIPSGDDSIDTEG, from the exons ATGGATTTTGATGCCGGAATTCCGATGTCTCGTACTGGTCCTCCTACTGTTACCGAGGGACCTTCTTTGTCTCCGTCGTTGAACGAAG ATGCAATGTGGCAAATGAACTTGAGAAATGAAGCGCTGGATTCTGGTTCCTATCCTGAGCGTCCTGGAGAGCCAGATTGTTCTTACTATATTAGAACAGGGCTTTGTAGATTTGGGGCAACATGCCGATTTAATCATCCTCCAAATAGAAAGCTG GCTATTGCTGCTGCAAGGATGAAAGGGGAATTTCCTGAGAGGCCAGGACAACCTGAATGCCAG TACTATTTAAAGACAGGAACTTGCAAATTTGGAGCCACATGCAAGTTCCATCATCCTAAAGACAAGGCTGGCATTGCTGGAAGAGTATCTTTAAATATTTTGGGATATCCACTTCGACCG AATGAGATGGAGTGTGCTTATTATTTAAGAACTGGTCAGTGCAAGTTTGCCAACACATGTAAATTCCATCATCCCCAACCAACTAATGTGGTGGTTCCTTTGCGTGGTTCCCCTGTTTATCCTTCTGTTCAATCTCCAACTACTCCTGGTCAGCAATCATACCCAGGAGGACTTCAAAACTGGTCAAGAGCATCTTTTATTACCAGTCCACGCTGGCAAGCTCCTTCAAGTTATACACCTTTGATTTTACCTCAGGGAGTAGTATCAGTTCCAGGCTGGAATACATACAGT GGTCAGATGGGCTCAGTTTCATCTCCAGAGGGTCAGCATCAAGCAGGAAACAGTCAGATGTATGGAACCTCACGCCAGAGCGAATCTTTGAATGCAGGATCTCAAGGGCCCCTTTCTCCATTCCGTTCTGGCTCTGTCCCTGTAGGATTCTACACATTGCAAAGGGAGAATGTTTTCCCTGAGAGACCTGGCCAGCCTGAATGCCAATTTTACATGAAAACTGGTGATTGCAAGTTTGGTGCGGTTTGCAAGTTCCATCACCCTAGAGAAAGGCTAGTTCCTGCTCCAGACTGTGTCTTGAGTCCTATAGGCCTCCCTTTACGTCCA GGTGAACCTTTGTGTATCTTCTACTCTCGATACGGTGTCTGCAAGTTTGGTCCAAGCTGCAAGTTTGATCACCCTATGGGAATATTCACATACAATCTCTCAACGTCATCTTCATTTGATTCCCCAGTTCGACGTTTTCTGGGGTCATCATCAGGATCTGCTCCATTAACTTTATCATCAGAAGGGCTTGTGGAAGCAGGCTCAGCAAAGCCCAGACGACTTTCACTGTCAGAGCCTATACAGATTCCATCTGGTGATGATAGTATTGATACAGAGGGATAA
- the LOC136206139 gene encoding uncharacterized protein: protein MSSSYGVITPFPLLLILLISLSPFVVISYSDSSTTTPQVNGSLTSNEILSLMEPEKVVEMRLILNESKRKLNGFQICALCTCCGGAKGVCLPSPCCYAINCNIPNRPFGFCSFTPKTCNCFGCHI, encoded by the exons ATGTCTTCTTCCTATGGGGTCATCACCCCCTTTCCTCTCCTCCTCATTCTCCTAATTTCCCTTTCCCCTTTTGTTGTCATCAGTTACAGTGATTCAAGTACAACTACACCCCAA GTAAATGGGTCTTTAACAAGCAATGAGATTCTATCATTGATGGAGCCAGAAAAAGTTGTGGAGATGAGACTGATTTTGAATGAAAGTAAGAGAAAATTGAATGGTTTTCAGATTTGTGCACTTTGTACTTGCTGTGGTGGTGCTAAAGGTGTTTGCTTGCCTTCTCCTTGTTGTTATGCTATCAATTGCAACATCCCAAACAGACCTTTTGGTTTCTGTTCTTTCACCCCCAAGACCTGTAATTGCTTTGGATGCCATATCTAA